One Ricinus communis isolate WT05 ecotype wild-type chromosome 2, ASM1957865v1, whole genome shotgun sequence DNA segment encodes these proteins:
- the LOC8262553 gene encoding organic cation/carnitine transporter 7 isoform X2, producing MEEGMKGILGSTLLTCGAGSLSTFCPNYISLITLRCLVGIGLGGGPVFSSWFLEFVPASHRGTWMVVYSTSWTFGTIFEATLAWIVMPRLSWRWLLAFSSLPSIVLLLFYRLAPESPRYLCTKGRFTDAHRILEKIALLNQAKLPGGILVSDSTTGLDEESSSLSHQPLLSLARKRVSSFKSAFSSFFMLFSSRLIKTTLLLWVLYFGNSFLYYGIILLTSELSGRQDECRSATSSLENHQDENLYIDIFITSLAELPGIILSAITVDRFGRKRSMIFMFVAACIFLLPLVSHQSAVLRTSFLFGARMCAIGTFTIACIYCPELYPTPVRTTGSGVASAAGRIGGMICPLVAVGLVTGCHVEAGIIVFEVVAAISAICLLFFPYETKGCELSDSVGPFDPKHNNLVG from the exons ATGGAAGAAGGCAT GAAGGGTATCCTGGGCTCAACTCTTCTAACTTGTGGAGCAGGATCACTAAGTACTTTCTGTCCCAATTATATATCATTGATAACTCTTCGTTGCCTGGTGGGTATTGGCCTTGGTGGTGGACCTGTTTTCTCCTCTTGGTTTCTAGAGTTTGTTCCTGCTTCACATAGAGGCACATGGATGGTTGTCTACTCAACTTCCTGGACATTTGGTACTATTTTTGAGGCTACACTTGCATGG ATTGTGATGCCAAGATTAAGTTGGAGGTGGCTACTTGCATTCTCCTCTCTGCCATCAATTGTTCTGCTTCTCTTTTATCGTCTTGCACCAGAGTCTCCAAGGTATCTATGCACAAAAGGTAGATTCACTGATGCACATAGAATTCTGGAGAAAATAGCTCTACTAAATCAAGCAAAACTCCCGGGGGGGATTCTTGTTTCTGATAGTACAACTGGACTGGATGAAGAATCTTCCTCCTTAAGCCATCAGCCCTTATTGTCTTTGGCCAGAAAAAGGGTGTCCAGTTTTAAATCCGCTTTCTCATCATTTTTCATGCTTTTCTCATCaagattaataaaaacaacacTTCTCTTGTGGGTGTTGTACTTTGGAAACTCGTTCTTATATTATGGTATTATATTGCTGACCTCGGAGCTGAGCGGCAGACAAGACGAATGTCGCTCAGCTACCTCAAGCTTGGAAAATCACCAGGATGAGAACCTCTACATAGATATATTTATCACCAGTTTGGCAG AGCTTCCTGGGATTATTTTATCTGCAATTACTGTGGATAGATTTGGTCGCAAGCGTTCCATGATATTTATGTTTGTTGCGGCTTGCATTTTCCTTTTGCCACTTGTTTCCCATCAGAGTGCAGTCTTGAGaacatcatttttatttggtgcTCGCATGTGCGCCATAGGAACCTTCACAATTGCATGCATATATTGCCCGGAG CTATATCCGACCCCCGTGCGAACAACAGGTTCTGGAGTTGCAAGTGCTGCGGGGAGGATTGGCGGGATGATATGCCCTCTGGTAGCTGTTGGACTGGTGACTGGATGCCATGTTGAGGCAGGTATAATTGTATTTGAGGTAGTAGCAGCTATTTCAGCAATTTGTCTTCTCTTCTTCCCATATGAAACCAAAGGATGTGAATTAAGCGACAGTGTAGGTCCATTTGATCCTAAGCATAATAATCTTGTTGGATGA
- the LOC8262553 gene encoding organic cation/carnitine transporter 7 isoform X1, whose amino-acid sequence MLDHKMVKQEEEERLLCKYTLDEALAAVGFGKFQGLVLVYAGLGSFAEAMEMMILSFVGPAVKSEWGLSSSQESLLTSVVFAGMLFGAYSWGLISDNYGRRKGILGSTLLTCGAGSLSTFCPNYISLITLRCLVGIGLGGGPVFSSWFLEFVPASHRGTWMVVYSTSWTFGTIFEATLAWIVMPRLSWRWLLAFSSLPSIVLLLFYRLAPESPRYLCTKGRFTDAHRILEKIALLNQAKLPGGILVSDSTTGLDEESSSLSHQPLLSLARKRVSSFKSAFSSFFMLFSSRLIKTTLLLWVLYFGNSFLYYGIILLTSELSGRQDECRSATSSLENHQDENLYIDIFITSLAELPGIILSAITVDRFGRKRSMIFMFVAACIFLLPLVSHQSAVLRTSFLFGARMCAIGTFTIACIYCPELYPTPVRTTGSGVASAAGRIGGMICPLVAVGLVTGCHVEAGIIVFEVVAAISAICLLFFPYETKGCELSDSVGPFDPKHNNLVG is encoded by the exons ATGTTAGATCATAAGATGGTtaaacaagaagaagaggaaaggCTATTGTGCAAGTACACACTGGATGAGGCACTTGCTGCTGTTGGTTTTGGTAAATTCCAAGGACTTGTTCTTGTTTATGCTGGATTGGGTTCTTTTGCTGAAGCAATGGAAATGATGATTCTCTCTTTTGTGGGACCTGCTGTTAAATCTGAATGGGGACTCTCCTCTTCTCAGGAGAGCCTGTTAACCAGTGTTGTTTTTGCTGGTATGCTTTTTGGAGCATATTCTTGGGGACTTATCTCTGACAACTATGGAAGAAG GAAGGGTATCCTGGGCTCAACTCTTCTAACTTGTGGAGCAGGATCACTAAGTACTTTCTGTCCCAATTATATATCATTGATAACTCTTCGTTGCCTGGTGGGTATTGGCCTTGGTGGTGGACCTGTTTTCTCCTCTTGGTTTCTAGAGTTTGTTCCTGCTTCACATAGAGGCACATGGATGGTTGTCTACTCAACTTCCTGGACATTTGGTACTATTTTTGAGGCTACACTTGCATGG ATTGTGATGCCAAGATTAAGTTGGAGGTGGCTACTTGCATTCTCCTCTCTGCCATCAATTGTTCTGCTTCTCTTTTATCGTCTTGCACCAGAGTCTCCAAGGTATCTATGCACAAAAGGTAGATTCACTGATGCACATAGAATTCTGGAGAAAATAGCTCTACTAAATCAAGCAAAACTCCCGGGGGGGATTCTTGTTTCTGATAGTACAACTGGACTGGATGAAGAATCTTCCTCCTTAAGCCATCAGCCCTTATTGTCTTTGGCCAGAAAAAGGGTGTCCAGTTTTAAATCCGCTTTCTCATCATTTTTCATGCTTTTCTCATCaagattaataaaaacaacacTTCTCTTGTGGGTGTTGTACTTTGGAAACTCGTTCTTATATTATGGTATTATATTGCTGACCTCGGAGCTGAGCGGCAGACAAGACGAATGTCGCTCAGCTACCTCAAGCTTGGAAAATCACCAGGATGAGAACCTCTACATAGATATATTTATCACCAGTTTGGCAG AGCTTCCTGGGATTATTTTATCTGCAATTACTGTGGATAGATTTGGTCGCAAGCGTTCCATGATATTTATGTTTGTTGCGGCTTGCATTTTCCTTTTGCCACTTGTTTCCCATCAGAGTGCAGTCTTGAGaacatcatttttatttggtgcTCGCATGTGCGCCATAGGAACCTTCACAATTGCATGCATATATTGCCCGGAG CTATATCCGACCCCCGTGCGAACAACAGGTTCTGGAGTTGCAAGTGCTGCGGGGAGGATTGGCGGGATGATATGCCCTCTGGTAGCTGTTGGACTGGTGACTGGATGCCATGTTGAGGCAGGTATAATTGTATTTGAGGTAGTAGCAGCTATTTCAGCAATTTGTCTTCTCTTCTTCCCATATGAAACCAAAGGATGTGAATTAAGCGACAGTGTAGGTCCATTTGATCCTAAGCATAATAATCTTGTTGGATGA